The following proteins come from a genomic window of Thiothrix unzii:
- a CDS encoding MipA/OmpV family protein, with translation MPYKVLPLIACLFPLYAHAETATPRTWDVGLAVTANQSPFVDGDTVISARPVKLNNSGFDIPGITWSFSKAPQREFYVGAGLDEWDHERGDSQTLSDMRKLDRAVNVRVGGAWKLPSGVANVDVAQDVANAHKGTQAKLRYTHNPAPHQASVRPYVEAQWLSSKLTDYYVGVDAAEVKAGRPAYQAGSAVALKTGLTLRKALTPKLTLVGGVDATHYGSAITDSPLVERSTVWGTYAGMTYRW, from the coding sequence ATGCCTTACAAAGTCCTGCCCCTGATTGCTTGTTTATTCCCACTCTATGCACACGCAGAAACTGCCACTCCCCGCACTTGGGACGTAGGTTTAGCCGTCACCGCCAACCAATCTCCGTTTGTTGATGGCGATACGGTCATCAGTGCACGTCCGGTCAAGTTGAATAACAGCGGTTTTGACATTCCGGGGATCACTTGGTCATTCAGCAAAGCACCACAGCGCGAATTTTACGTGGGCGCAGGCTTGGATGAATGGGATCACGAGCGTGGCGATAGCCAAACCCTTAGTGATATGCGCAAATTAGACCGTGCCGTCAATGTGCGGGTCGGTGGCGCGTGGAAATTACCCAGCGGTGTCGCGAATGTCGATGTGGCGCAAGACGTAGCCAATGCCCACAAAGGTACGCAAGCAAAATTACGTTACACCCACAACCCCGCGCCGCATCAAGCCAGCGTGCGCCCGTATGTGGAAGCGCAATGGTTATCCAGCAAATTGACCGATTATTACGTGGGTGTGGATGCGGCTGAAGTCAAAGCCGGTCGCCCTGCGTATCAGGCGGGTTCAGCGGTAGCATTGAAAACCGGCTTGACCTTACGGAAAGCCTTAACCCCGAAACTTACCTTGGTCGGCGGAGTAGATGCTACCCATTACGGCAGCGCGATTACCGACAGTCCGTTAGTGGAACGCAGCACCGTGTGGGGAACTTACGCAGGTATGACTTACCGTTGGTGA